In the Shewanella sp. OMA3-2 genome, one interval contains:
- a CDS encoding Ig-like domain-containing protein, protein MDIADDNNLDGANTGALILDGGTLAMSVTGGSTGNPNIKTINNPITLGAAGGLFNPTGGGGRNIIQMSGVISGSGTLTKIGASVLMLSGNNSYSGQTLITNGGVLLNHNNGLGSTSGSTTVNAGSALRIGAGVVSPESLFLNGTGRNIDATEYGALGADAYSLGTSIVSGNIVLSTGTNISAVSGSNLILSGVVSGTATLTKTDMGSVTLAGGNTFTASTSVSEGTLVLDNGAAIANGSEVNIASGATLRLDASETIGPLAGAGTLAMNSASLTVNQTSDSSFSGNITGSGSNLTKSGSSKLTLSGTNTYTGVTIISNGSLSLTGALNGTTGATIGSGGILEGTGSIFGTSSTNTLTVQSGGTLSPGISGPGSITINGNLTIASGGALTAQITGTALGSGYDSVAVNGTVDVSSATLNVNHSYTAGLGDSYRLLVNDGVDSITGNFSGLPQGGTVTAAGNSTVLTAYYAATDGGSYSGGNEFMLVAPADITPPTVSSVSVPANATYVSGQNLDFSINLDENITVNTAGGTPQLALTIGATTRQATYQSGSGSSSLLFRYTIQSGDADSDGIAVGSLASNGATLRDGAGNNANLTLNSVGSTVSVLVDGRTAQIITFANPGAQNFGTSPTLTASSDSGLSPTFTSSTTAVCTITTGGALTFASTGTCTINADQAGNGSYLPAPQVSRSFSVNAVVADAPSIGTATAGDTQASVSFSAPASNGGAAITGYTVTASPGGLTGTGAGSPITVTGLTNGVAYSFSVTATNSVGTGSASSASNSITPKAAQSITFSNPGAQNFGTTPTLSATADSALIVAFTSSTTAVCTITSGGALTFASTGTCTINADQAGNGSYLPASQVSRSFSVNAVVADAPSIGTATAGDVQASVSFSAPASNGGSAITGYTVTASPGGLTGTGAGSPITVTGLTNGVAYSFSVTATNSVGTGAASSASNSITPKAAQIITFANPGAQSFGTSPTLSATSDSGLTPSFTSSTTAVCTITSGGALTFVSTGTCTINADQAGNGSYLPAPQVSRSFSVNVVVADAPSIGTATAGDTQASVSFSAPASNGGAAITGYTVTSSPGGLTASGAGSPIVVTGLTNGTAYTFSVTAISAAGTSGASSASNSVTPIAPQTITFTNPGTQSFGASPTLTATASSGLVPSFISSTTAVCTITTGGALTFVTTGSCTINANQAGNAAFSPAAQVSQTFAVNAVAADAPMIGTATAGDTQATVSFSAPVSNGGAAITGYTVTSSPGGLTVSGAGSPIVVTGLTNGTAYTFSVTAISAAGTSGASSASNSVTPIAPQTITFTNPGAQSFGASPTLTATASSGLVPSFTAATTAVCTVTTGGALTFASTGTCTINVDQAGNAAFSPATQVSQTFAVNAVAADAPMIGPATAGDTEATISFAASANNGGSAITGYTVTSSPGGLTVSGAGSPIVVTGLTNGTAYTFTVTATSAAGTSSASAASNSVTPNGAPVITSTPLLSVDEGVNYSYTLTATDSVGDVLTFSAPTLPVWLSFNTATGTLTGVASRDNVGDHAISLTVTDAAGLFETQSFTLVVNEVNSAPVANSASVTLDEDSSKGITFSGTDAENDTLTFEVVTQPTSGTLEKNGSVWLYTPNADFNGNDSVRFIAKDAALSSEPAVVSITVTAVNDEPVAVDDSYSLSLAANDSYTLAVLDNDTDVDGDILVIDGAAADVGSVQIVNSQLQYQAPTGFVGPVTLRYTLSDGQKGRSNAKVSLMISGDSSADAPVISVPADITANATGLFTKLKLGVATAVDKDGNKLAVSLVNTKQLFAPGEHLAYWQATDSLGRSAIKSQKVTVKPLISISRDQVVAEGNQAKVTVFLNGPSPQYPVRVPYTVSGSSDGNDHDLVDGVVDITSGLSASVNIEVFDDGETEADETLIITLDPSVNLSAQRVSQLLISEANIAPQASIKVTQSNELRTQVSKAEGKVYIKAKSQDVNVQDSLTEVWSTGDLVLNTDAQGMYFDPSLVDAGSYPISLTVTDDGTPNLSTQVQLTLLVKASLPTLTGSDSDGDLIPDNQEGFVDTDGDGIADYLDAISECNVLQQQGNEQSRFLAESQSGVCLRLGTTAQRNGSEGIKVPTSILTLDTMAANIGGIYDFEAINLSKVGDSYRFSLPQALPVPANAVYRKFDKANGWKAFVLDDKNSIASSAGELGLCPPPGSTLWQSGLNEGHWCVQLTIQDGGPNDDDGIANGSIVDPGGVAVALSGNTLPLAVIDTATVSVNQSIDIDVLANDSDADGDELTVSQVSSQFGDTTILGSQHISYTPAVDFIGTDVLVYSISDGKGGTASSELTVTVVANRAPVAVDDIANTDDRTSILLNVLANDTDIDGDNLTLVSGTALQGAVSVESNQLRYTPKPGFDGVDSVSYVINDGAGGEATGQVLVTIKAYQDVVIDNQSGGGSLSLYGLVLLVFGGLLRRAKWLTVSSVLLASVITQANAAEANTWYVDGFVGQAYADSKIHHWQSPNDVAVIDVDDSDTAFGVSAGYQWNTYLAVELGYSDFGNGSAQLKGSTLTPEAYHQELKSVTPILADGITLGMRITLMEREDWRIEVPVGLFRWDADIVSDMNNSRLTTGMSGTDWYAGMQFSYQMTKSWSLGIGYQYIDLDPNDIITGQFSLRYRF, encoded by the coding sequence TTGGATATTGCCGATGATAATAACCTGGATGGTGCCAATACTGGCGCCTTGATTTTAGATGGCGGCACCTTGGCCATGTCGGTGACTGGCGGCTCAACTGGCAATCCTAATATTAAAACGATTAATAATCCGATCACCCTTGGCGCCGCTGGCGGGTTATTCAATCCAACGGGCGGTGGTGGTCGCAATATTATTCAAATGTCTGGAGTGATTTCCGGTAGCGGCACACTGACTAAAATTGGCGCTTCAGTGTTAATGCTCAGCGGCAATAATAGTTATTCGGGTCAGACCTTAATCACTAATGGTGGGGTGCTGTTAAACCACAATAATGGTTTAGGTTCAACATCTGGCAGCACTACAGTTAATGCGGGTTCGGCGCTGCGAATTGGCGCCGGTGTGGTTAGTCCTGAGTCACTGTTTCTCAATGGCACAGGCAGGAATATTGACGCTACAGAATACGGTGCACTAGGGGCAGATGCCTACAGCTTAGGTACCAGCATAGTTTCCGGCAATATAGTGTTATCTACTGGCACCAATATTAGCGCCGTCAGTGGCAGTAATTTGATTTTAAGCGGTGTGGTCAGTGGCACTGCGACCTTGACTAAAACCGATATGGGTAGCGTAACCTTAGCGGGGGGTAATACTTTTACAGCTAGCACATCTGTCTCTGAAGGCACCCTAGTGTTGGACAATGGTGCCGCCATAGCTAACGGCTCTGAGGTAAATATAGCGTCTGGGGCAACGTTGCGACTGGATGCCAGTGAAACCATAGGGCCTCTTGCTGGAGCAGGAACCCTGGCCATGAATAGTGCTAGTTTAACGGTGAATCAAACCAGCGATAGCAGTTTTTCCGGAAATATCACAGGTAGTGGCAGTAATTTAACTAAGTCTGGTTCGAGTAAGTTGACCCTTTCGGGTACTAACACTTACACAGGCGTTACCATTATCAGCAATGGTAGCCTGAGCCTAACTGGCGCCTTGAATGGTACAACTGGCGCTACGATTGGCTCAGGAGGCATCTTAGAAGGCACGGGCAGTATCTTTGGCACAAGTTCAACCAATACCTTGACTGTGCAAAGTGGCGGTACGTTGTCTCCTGGGATCTCAGGCCCTGGCAGTATCACGATTAATGGCAACCTGACCATCGCCTCAGGTGGTGCTTTGACGGCACAAATTACAGGGACAGCGTTAGGCTCAGGTTATGACTCTGTGGCAGTAAACGGCACTGTGGATGTGTCATCCGCCACCTTGAATGTTAATCACAGTTATACAGCGGGATTAGGTGATAGCTACCGCCTACTGGTTAACGATGGCGTGGATAGTATAACGGGGAACTTCTCTGGCCTGCCTCAGGGCGGAACTGTGACAGCAGCTGGCAATAGCACAGTGCTTACCGCTTATTATGCGGCGACGGATGGCGGTAGTTACAGTGGCGGTAACGAGTTTATGCTAGTTGCGCCCGCCGACATCACTCCGCCGACAGTATCTTCAGTTAGCGTACCTGCCAATGCGACTTATGTAAGCGGGCAGAACCTGGATTTCAGTATTAATCTTGATGAAAACATCACAGTCAACACTGCTGGTGGTACGCCGCAGCTGGCGTTAACCATAGGGGCGACGACTCGTCAAGCTACCTATCAGAGTGGCTCAGGTTCCTCGAGTCTGCTATTTCGCTACACAATACAGAGCGGTGATGCAGACAGTGACGGTATTGCTGTCGGCAGCTTAGCCAGCAATGGGGCTACGCTGAGAGACGGTGCCGGTAATAATGCAAACTTGACCTTGAACTCAGTGGGTTCAACGGTTTCTGTACTGGTGGATGGAAGAACAGCCCAAATCATTACTTTTGCGAATCCCGGTGCGCAAAACTTTGGTACTAGTCCAACGCTAACAGCCTCCTCAGACTCTGGCCTGTCACCCACTTTTACCTCATCCACCACGGCTGTGTGTACTATCACAACGGGCGGCGCGCTGACGTTCGCTAGCACAGGAACCTGTACCATTAATGCCGATCAGGCGGGTAATGGCAGTTATTTGCCTGCGCCTCAGGTGAGTCGGAGCTTCTCTGTCAATGCCGTGGTTGCAGATGCACCAAGCATTGGTACGGCAACGGCGGGAGACACTCAGGCAAGCGTGAGTTTTAGTGCGCCAGCCAGCAATGGCGGTGCGGCGATTACCGGCTATACAGTCACGGCAAGCCCTGGTGGGTTAACGGGTACGGGTGCAGGTTCACCCATCACAGTGACTGGGCTGACAAATGGCGTTGCTTATAGCTTTAGCGTGACTGCCACTAACTCGGTAGGTACGGGGTCGGCTTCTAGCGCTTCAAATTCAATTACGCCTAAAGCCGCTCAAAGCATTACGTTTAGCAATCCTGGTGCGCAAAACTTTGGCACCACGCCGACCCTTTCGGCAACGGCTGATTCCGCGCTGATAGTGGCATTTACCTCATCCACCACGGCTGTGTGTACTATCACATCGGGCGGCGCGCTGACGTTCGCTAGCACAGGTACTTGTACCATTAATGCCGATCAGGCGGGTAATGGCAGTTATTTGCCAGCGTCTCAGGTGAGTCGGAGCTTCTCTGTCAATGCCGTGGTTGCAGATGCACCAAGCATTGGCACGGCAACGGCGGGCGATGTTCAGGCAAGCGTGAGCTTTAGCGCGCCAGCAAGTAATGGCGGTTCGGCGATAACTGGCTATACAGTCACGGCAAGCCCTGGTGGGTTAACGGGTACGGGGGCAGGTTCACCCATCACAGTGACTGGGCTGACAAATGGCGTTGCTTATAGCTTTAGCGTGACTGCCACTAACTCGGTAGGTACGGGGGCGGCTTCTAGCGCTTCAAATTCAATTACACCTAAAGCAGCCCAGATCATTACTTTTGCCAATCCTGGCGCACAAAGCTTTGGCACCAGTCCGACCTTAAGTGCGACATCAGATTCAGGCTTAACGCCAAGCTTTACCTCATCCACCACGGCTGTGTGTACTATCACATCGGGCGGCGCCTTAACGTTTGTCAGCACAGGTACTTGTACCATTAATGCCGATCAGGCAGGCAATGGCAGTTATTTGCCTGCGCCTCAGGTGAGTAGGAGCTTCTCTGTTAATGTTGTGGTTGCAGATGCACCAAGCATTGGTACGGCAACCGCGGGAGACACTCAGGCAAGCGTGAGCTTTAGTGCGCCAGCCAGCAATGGCGGCGCGGCGATTACCGGTTATACAGTGACATCAAGTCCTGGTGGTTTGACTGCCAGCGGTGCAGGCTCACCCATAGTGGTAACAGGCTTAACAAACGGCACTGCCTACACGTTCAGTGTTACGGCGATATCTGCCGCGGGCACAAGTGGTGCATCGAGTGCTTCCAATAGTGTGACACCTATTGCACCGCAAACTATTACCTTTACTAACCCTGGTACGCAAAGCTTTGGTGCCTCGCCGACCTTAACGGCAACAGCAAGCTCTGGCCTAGTGCCAAGCTTTATCTCATCCACCACAGCTGTGTGTACTATCACAACGGGCGGCGCCTTAACCTTTGTGACAACGGGTAGCTGTACCATTAACGCTAACCAAGCGGGTAATGCGGCATTCTCACCAGCAGCGCAAGTGAGTCAGACGTTTGCTGTTAATGCGGTCGCAGCTGATGCGCCTATGATAGGCACGGCTACGGCAGGTGACACGCAGGCGACGGTAAGCTTCAGCGCGCCAGTAAGCAATGGCGGCGCGGCGATTACTGGTTATACCGTGACCTCAAGTCCTGGTGGTTTGACTGTCAGCGGTGCAGGCTCACCCATAGTGGTGACTGGCCTAACAAACGGCACTGCCTACACGTTCAGTGTTACGGCGATATCTGCCGCGGGCACAAGTGGTGCATCGAGTGCTTCCAATAGTGTGACACCTATTGCACCGCAAACTATTACCTTTACTAACCCTGGTGCGCAAAGCTTTGGTGCCTCGCCGACCTTAACGGCAACAGCAAGCTCTGGCCTAGTGCCAAGCTTTACCGCTGCCACCACGGCAGTGTGTACAGTGACTACGGGCGGCGCACTGACCTTTGCCAGCACAGGTACTTGTACCATTAACGTAGACCAAGCAGGTAACGCGGCATTCTCACCAGCTACGCAAGTGAGTCAGACGTTTGCTGTTAATGCGGTCGCAGCTGATGCGCCTATGATAGGCCCGGCAACGGCGGGTGATACAGAGGCTACAATCAGCTTCGCGGCTTCTGCCAATAATGGCGGATCGGCGATTACTGGTTATACCGTGACCTCAAGTCCTGGTGGTTTGACTGTCAGCGGTGCAGGCTCACCCATAGTGGTGACTGGCCTAACTAACGGCACCGCGTACACCTTTACTGTAACGGCCACAAGTGCAGCAGGTACAAGCTCTGCATCGGCCGCTTCTAACAGCGTGACACCTAATGGCGCGCCAGTTATCACTTCAACTCCACTGCTGAGCGTAGATGAAGGGGTGAACTACAGTTACACACTCACAGCAACGGACAGTGTTGGCGATGTACTCACCTTCAGTGCACCAACGTTACCCGTTTGGTTAAGTTTTAATACTGCAACCGGCACGTTAACGGGTGTCGCAAGTCGAGATAATGTTGGTGATCACGCCATCAGCTTAACTGTCACCGACGCTGCAGGTCTGTTTGAGACGCAATCCTTTACCTTAGTGGTGAATGAGGTCAACAGCGCACCAGTAGCTAACAGTGCCAGTGTCACCTTAGATGAAGACAGTTCCAAGGGAATTACCTTCAGCGGCACGGATGCTGAAAATGATACGCTCACTTTTGAAGTGGTTACTCAGCCGACATCGGGCACATTAGAGAAAAATGGCAGCGTGTGGTTATACACCCCCAATGCCGACTTTAATGGTAATGACAGTGTGCGCTTTATTGCCAAAGATGCGGCGTTAAGTTCAGAGCCTGCTGTGGTGAGTATTACAGTGACTGCGGTAAATGATGAGCCTGTAGCTGTTGATGACAGTTACAGCCTCAGCCTTGCTGCTAATGACAGCTATACCTTAGCGGTATTGGACAACGACACCGACGTCGATGGAGACATCTTAGTTATCGATGGCGCTGCAGCAGACGTGGGTAGCGTGCAAATTGTCAATTCACAACTTCAGTATCAAGCACCAACGGGCTTTGTTGGCCCAGTAACCTTGCGCTACACCCTCTCTGATGGTCAAAAAGGTCGCAGTAATGCCAAGGTGTCCTTGATGATTAGTGGCGACAGTTCAGCGGATGCACCTGTGATTAGTGTGCCAGCCGACATCACAGCTAACGCGACGGGCTTATTCACTAAGCTTAAGCTTGGCGTAGCAACAGCGGTTGATAAGGATGGCAATAAGCTTGCGGTGTCCTTGGTGAACACTAAGCAGTTGTTTGCACCGGGCGAGCACTTAGCTTACTGGCAAGCCACCGACAGCCTAGGTCGCAGCGCGATTAAGTCACAAAAAGTGACCGTGAAGCCATTAATCTCCATTAGCCGTGACCAAGTGGTGGCTGAAGGCAATCAAGCGAAAGTGACTGTGTTCTTAAACGGCCCTTCACCTCAGTACCCAGTGCGTGTGCCTTACACTGTCTCTGGTAGCAGCGATGGTAATGACCACGACTTAGTTGATGGCGTTGTTGACATTACCTCAGGCTTAAGTGCGAGCGTTAACATCGAGGTATTTGATGATGGTGAAACTGAGGCAGATGAAACATTAATTATCACCTTAGACCCAAGTGTGAACCTCAGTGCCCAGCGCGTGAGTCAACTGCTTATCAGTGAGGCCAATATTGCGCCTCAGGCGAGCATTAAGGTGACTCAATCTAATGAGCTGCGCACCCAAGTGAGCAAGGCTGAAGGTAAGGTCTACATCAAGGCCAAAAGCCAAGATGTGAATGTACAAGATAGCCTGACTGAAGTCTGGTCAACCGGTGACTTAGTGTTAAACACAGATGCACAGGGCATGTACTTTGACCCAAGCTTAGTGGATGCAGGCAGCTACCCTATCAGCCTAACGGTGACAGACGATGGTACGCCTAACTTATCAACTCAGGTGCAGTTAACCTTGTTAGTTAAAGCAAGCTTACCCACACTGACGGGGAGCGATTCTGATGGCGATTTAATCCCAGATAACCAAGAAGGTTTTGTCGACACCGATGGTGATGGTATTGCCGATTACCTGGATGCCATTAGTGAGTGTAACGTGCTGCAACAGCAAGGTAATGAGCAGTCACGCTTCCTTGCAGAGAGTCAATCAGGCGTGTGTTTACGCTTAGGTACCACAGCGCAACGTAATGGTAGTGAGGGTATAAAGGTGCCCACCTCCATATTAACTTTAGATACCATGGCGGCCAACATTGGTGGTATTTATGACTTTGAAGCCATTAACTTATCTAAAGTGGGTGACAGCTATCGCTTTAGCTTGCCACAAGCCTTGCCTGTACCGGCTAACGCAGTGTACCGCAAGTTCGATAAGGCAAACGGTTGGAAAGCCTTTGTTCTTGATGACAAAAACAGCATTGCATCGAGTGCTGGCGAGCTAGGTTTATGTCCACCACCAGGCAGCACGTTATGGCAGTCTGGTTTAAACGAGGGCCATTGGTGTGTGCAGTTAACTATTCAAGACGGCGGTCCTAATGATGACGATGGCATAGCCAACGGCAGCATTGTTGACCCAGGCGGAGTGGCGGTTGCGCTAAGCGGCAATACACTCCCTCTGGCTGTTATCGATACGGCTACTGTGTCTGTGAACCAGAGTATCGATATCGATGTACTGGCGAACGACAGTGATGCTGATGGTGATGAACTAACGGTAAGCCAAGTCAGTAGTCAGTTTGGCGATACGACGATACTGGGTAGTCAGCACATAAGCTATACCCCTGCGGTTGATTTTATCGGCACCGATGTGTTGGTGTACAGTATCAGTGATGGCAAAGGTGGTACCGCCAGCAGTGAACTTACGGTAACAGTGGTGGCCAATCGTGCTCCAGTTGCTGTGGATGATATTGCTAACACGGATGATAGAACCAGCATATTGTTAAATGTATTGGCTAACGACACAGATATAGACGGTGATAATTTAACTTTAGTCAGTGGCACAGCCTTACAAGGAGCGGTATCGGTTGAGTCTAACCAACTGCGTTACACGCCAAAGCCTGGCTTTGATGGAGTGGATAGTGTGAGTTATGTGATTAATGATGGCGCCGGTGGCGAAGCCACAGGGCAAGTCTTAGTGACAATTAAAGCCTATCAAGATGTTGTTATTGATAACCAATCCGGTGGTGGTAGCTTATCTTTATATGGATTAGTCCTGCTTGTGTTTGGTGGTTTACTCCGTCGAGCGAAATGGTTAACGGTAAGCAGCGTGTTATTGGCCAGCGTGATAACACAAGCCAATGCAGCAGAAGCCAATACATGGTATGTCGATGGATTTGTAGGTCAGGCCTATGCTGATAGCAAGATACACCATTGGCAATCTCCAAACGATGTAGCCGTCATAGATGTTGATGATAGTGATACTGCATTTGGTGTGAGTGCGGGTTATCAATGGAACACGTATCTTGCTGTTGAGTTAGGTTATTCAGACTTTGGCAACGGCAGTGCGCAACTTAAAGGAAGCACCTTAACCCCTGAGGCATATCATCAAGAGTTGAAATCGGTTACCCCGATATTAGCTGACGGTATAACCTTAGGGATGCGTATCACACTAATGGAACGTGAAGATTGGCGTATTGAAGTGCCGGTGGGGCTATTTCGATGGGATGCCGATATTGTCAGTGACATGAATAATAGTCGCCTAACAACAGGCATGAGCGGTACAGATTGGTATGCAGGGATGCAATTTAGTTATCAAATGACAAAATCTTGGTCTTTAGGTATCGGGTATCAATATATAGATTTGGACCCAAATGATATTATAACGGGTCAGTTTAGTTTGCGTTATCGTTTTTAA
- a CDS encoding phage tail protein, whose protein sequence is MSDAILGEIRMFAGNFAPQGWAFCDGQLLPVASNAALFSLLGTIYGGNGRDTFGLPDLRGRAPVGVGIDGNTGPGLSPIPLGQKNGYEVVNLNTSQLPIHTHQAVFNGTASAVNVRADVATTSDDTMVPPTSGATTYLSATTAKAGLSAVTFNGLFNDTAPNSDKASLGGVSGETTAAGSITVSNAGGSQAVPIRNPYLGINFIIATIGIYPSRP, encoded by the coding sequence ATGTCAGACGCAATACTCGGTGAAATCCGTATGTTCGCGGGGAATTTTGCTCCCCAAGGTTGGGCTTTTTGTGATGGGCAACTGTTACCCGTAGCATCAAACGCAGCCCTGTTTTCACTTTTAGGTACCATCTATGGTGGTAATGGCAGAGATACCTTTGGTCTGCCAGATTTACGCGGTAGGGCACCTGTGGGTGTGGGGATAGACGGGAATACTGGCCCTGGTTTATCGCCAATTCCTCTGGGACAAAAAAATGGCTATGAAGTAGTTAACCTTAACACCAGCCAGCTGCCAATTCACACCCACCAAGCGGTATTTAATGGTACGGCATCAGCTGTGAACGTGCGTGCCGATGTTGCCACAACAAGCGATGATACTATGGTGCCGCCGACATCGGGCGCAACCACGTATCTTTCGGCGACGACGGCTAAAGCTGGCCTTTCTGCAGTGACCTTCAATGGTTTATTTAACGACACTGCGCCTAACTCAGATAAAGCAAGCTTAGGCGGGGTAAGTGGTGAAACTACAGCTGCGGGTAGTATTACTGTGTCAAATGCTGGTGGCAGTCAAGCTGTACCGATTAGGAACCCTTATTTAGGAATAAATTTTATCATAGCAACCATTGGTATTTACCCCAGTAGACCTTAG
- the yrfG gene encoding GMP/IMP nucleotidase, giving the protein MFDWNTIDTVLLDMDGTLLDLHFDNHFWLTLVPQQLSDQRQISLDAAKELVEAAYHDVVGTLDWYCLDYWQQQLDLDILTLHYSMVARIQMRQDSMPFLKALGVMKKQRILFTNAHPKSLALKLEHTELANGLDAMLSSHETGYPKEHPQFWLTAIEKYQLNPARCLFIDDSEAILAASKQAGIGFQLGIKNPDSQKQHNQFNDFPAIDDYHYLLEELLTSKCL; this is encoded by the coding sequence ATGTTTGACTGGAACACCATAGACACAGTGCTATTAGATATGGATGGCACGCTGTTAGATTTACACTTTGACAATCACTTTTGGCTGACTTTAGTGCCACAACAACTCAGTGACCAAAGACAAATTAGTCTTGATGCGGCAAAGGAGTTGGTCGAAGCGGCCTACCATGACGTGGTAGGGACATTGGATTGGTATTGTTTAGATTATTGGCAGCAGCAACTTGATCTAGATATTCTGACCTTACATTACTCGATGGTGGCACGTATTCAAATGCGCCAGGACAGCATGCCGTTTCTAAAAGCTTTAGGTGTGATGAAGAAACAACGCATCTTATTTACCAATGCCCACCCTAAAAGCTTAGCGTTAAAGCTTGAGCATACTGAATTGGCCAATGGCTTAGATGCTATGTTGTCGAGCCATGAAACAGGTTATCCTAAAGAGCATCCGCAGTTTTGGCTAACGGCGATTGAAAAATATCAGTTAAATCCCGCAAGATGTTTATTTATTGATGACAGTGAAGCTATATTAGCTGCATCGAAACAAGCTGGTATAGGCTTTCAACTAGGGATAAAAAATCCTGATAGCCAAAAACAACATAACCAATTTAATGATTTTCCGGCAATTGATGACTACCATTATTTATTAGAAGAACTGCTGACAAGCAAATGCCTATAA
- a CDS encoding type II secretion system protein M, with the protein MDNLRIWWQSLALREQQLVGFCSVFVVIGILYWGVWSPISNAQQAAERNYSLELQNLNYVKQTANKIAGLEKAGAKAQASGSLSSIVNQTASQYNLEITRMQPQDNKIQLWMDEVPFDSLLDYLHHLVDQKGLTLDSVDLSDSDTAGFVNVRRIQLSQ; encoded by the coding sequence ATGGATAATTTGCGTATATGGTGGCAAAGCTTGGCACTAAGAGAGCAGCAATTAGTCGGTTTCTGTAGTGTGTTTGTGGTTATTGGTATCTTGTACTGGGGAGTATGGTCACCCATTTCAAATGCACAACAAGCCGCTGAGCGTAATTATAGTCTTGAGCTGCAAAACTTAAATTATGTGAAGCAAACGGCCAATAAAATAGCGGGTCTTGAAAAAGCCGGAGCGAAAGCTCAAGCGAGTGGCAGCCTGAGCTCGATTGTAAACCAAACAGCCAGCCAATATAATTTAGAAATAACGCGAATGCAGCCACAGGATAATAAAATTCAACTGTGGATGGACGAAGTGCCATTTGATTCGCTGTTAGACTATTTACATCATTTGGTTGATCAAAAAGGCTTAACGTTAGATAGCGTCGATTTATCAGATTCAGATACGGCCGGCTTTGTTAATGTCAGACGTATTCAGTTGTCTCAGTAA
- the gspL gene encoding type II secretion system protein GspL: MSERLFIRLGKTAEHPCSWLVWSEQEQEIIASGELPDALSLNSLTERVGNRPVDVLVPAASMTLTKIAVPEKGQRQALKALPFMLEESIASDVDDMHFVVGTRHGDSVNVVAVEHQQMQLWLTWLMDAGLKAKRIVPDCLALPLEQCRWAIMSCGDEYLLRTGEGSGVSLPKTWTELALPKLVADAQKSAAVEQTIDVACYSEGIAFNANHITLSPKPLDLPMMVLAKGILNAPVNLLSGAYKPKREYSKHLMLWRNAAIMMVAVLVLALVNKGLAISQLNHQTAEMKAQSEAIFKSVAPSVNRIVDIRSQINSQLRSMQGQGGGAAFFEMLDELKPAFSSVPQLKPITLRFDANRNELRMQVVAENYAQLEKFKDIVSKDFQLDGGAMNSNEDSVSSTLTLRSK; the protein is encoded by the coding sequence GTGTCTGAAAGGCTATTTATCCGATTAGGTAAAACAGCAGAACACCCATGTTCATGGTTAGTATGGTCTGAGCAGGAGCAAGAGATTATTGCTTCAGGTGAATTACCTGACGCGCTCAGTCTTAACAGTTTAACGGAACGTGTCGGTAATCGACCTGTTGATGTGTTGGTACCTGCTGCAAGCATGACATTAACTAAAATCGCGGTACCTGAAAAAGGACAACGCCAAGCGCTTAAAGCATTGCCGTTTATGTTAGAAGAGTCTATTGCCAGTGACGTTGACGATATGCATTTTGTGGTGGGCACTCGCCATGGTGACAGTGTCAATGTGGTTGCAGTTGAGCATCAACAAATGCAGTTATGGTTAACATGGTTAATGGATGCAGGGTTAAAGGCAAAACGTATAGTACCTGATTGTTTAGCCCTACCGCTTGAGCAATGTCGCTGGGCTATTATGAGCTGTGGTGATGAGTATTTATTGCGTACCGGTGAAGGTTCGGGTGTCAGTTTGCCTAAGACATGGACAGAGCTGGCGCTTCCAAAGTTAGTCGCGGATGCGCAAAAAAGTGCCGCTGTCGAGCAGACCATTGATGTTGCTTGTTACAGTGAAGGGATAGCCTTTAACGCTAACCATATCACGCTGTCTCCAAAACCACTTGATCTCCCTATGATGGTATTAGCCAAAGGTATTTTGAATGCGCCGGTTAATTTATTGTCAGGCGCGTATAAGCCAAAGCGCGAATATAGCAAACATCTTATGTTATGGCGTAATGCGGCTATTATGATGGTCGCTGTGTTGGTGTTGGCGCTAGTCAATAAAGGCTTAGCTATTTCTCAATTAAATCATCAGACAGCAGAAATGAAAGCCCAAAGTGAGGCGATATTTAAATCGGTAGCGCCAAGCGTTAATCGTATTGTGGATATTCGATCTCAAATCAATAGTCAATTACGCAGTATGCAAGGTCAAGGTGGCGGCGCGGCATTTTTTGAAATGCTAGATGAGCTAAAACCAGCATTTTCTAGCGTGCCTCAGCTGAAGCCTATCACCTTGCGTTTTGACGCAAACCGTAATGAATTAAGAATGCAGGTTGTTGCTGAAAATTATGCACAATTAGAGAAATTTAAAGACATTGTCAGCAAAGACTTTCAGCTTGATGGCGGGGCGATGAACAGTAATGAAGACAGCGTCAGCAGCACGCTAACCTTGAGGAGCAAATAA